Genomic window (Tenrec ecaudatus isolate mTenEca1 chromosome 16, mTenEca1.hap1, whole genome shotgun sequence):
AGCTTGACTGGATCAGGTTAAAAGCACCCTGCCCGGTATTCCCTGGACAGGTTTAAACTGGCAAAGACCACGTGAGACGGCTGGGATAAGAGCACACTTGTTGACCCCAGTGATAATGGCAGTGTTACATGATGATGTGGGGAATAAGGACTTCCAATGTGAAGAAGCTTCAGAATCATATTTCTATCCCTGCCCACGCGGTGATAACTTCTGTATCAGTTTATGTATGGCAAAAACAGTCCTAGCCCCTTCCACCAACAAAGAATTGGTTAAATGCTGATGCAGGCCTTAGGAATCTAAATCTTGAACATATAGGAATGAACCAAGAGGGAAAAACCAAATGTCAAATGCAGagttaccagcctcttcctgcgGATGATGTTTTTGTGGCTGGCTAAACTTTGGGTTCTTCCCTTCAAGGGCCATGTTCATTTCTAATTAAAGAAGCCAGTCATGGCAAATTGTGAGATCTTTTTCTAAGgctatctatataagacaggcaatGTAAACAAGCCCAAGGAGAAGCATCAGAAGGGAAATTGGGAGTGGATGGGGTGgggcaaatgggagaggaggagaagaggaaaggGAGTGCGGagccaacaaattcagggacaagggaaggacAATAGATCTAAACTTGATGGTAAGGAAGATATAGAATGCCTGGAGGCATTTGATCAAGTGTAAAGTATTCGAGAGGAAATATGGATACAGAGAGCTGACacaaggtcgaacatgatagtgggacagaaggaaagtaaagggaaaaagaggaaggttgtaggaggc
Coding sequences:
- the LOC142429123 gene encoding diphthamide biosynthesis protein 3-like, yielding MAVLHDDVGNKDFQCEEASESYFYPCPRGDNFCISLCMAKTVLAPSTNKELVKC